A part of Desulfobacter sp. genomic DNA contains:
- a CDS encoding EAL domain-containing protein: MVKRAGSPNFRGLVEAANSIILSLDREGKITYINPFGLKFFGYAPEELMGRSPVGRIVPERNSRGKSAGFMADILDDPEHYACHANENIKKDGTRAWVSWTNKGIVDDQGDLLEVLCVGNDISQIKAMEAELDSHRRHLEDLVKERTRELEKATETLALSRDRLREAQRIGRLGDFERDIVTGALYCSHGLNRIFGWEGSDCPGYQDFIDVVHPEDREWVDGELSKIIKKKGDYDLEYRIVLGDGREKIINEIGEVQTGDKNMPRKITGIIQDITELKAFRDEIELAGKVFDNAVEGVVVTDREGTIEFVNKGFTIITGYSAEEALGQNPNMLKSDRHDPQFYEDMWAALEQDGHWAGEIWNRRKNGEAYPEWLSITAITNYQGTPVRYMSVFNDLSDIREREEQLLFQANYDALTGLPNRTLLRDRIQMAVRRTSREDMGLAVIFLDMDDFKHVNDALGHAKGDLLLQQFAGRLLGAVREQDTVARYGGDEFVILIPDTNDTDIIGMIIDRIKTSMERSFPIDGKEFFLGVTMGVTLCPRDGKDPDTLIANADMAMYRSKEKAKGGYAFFTSELNRQVARRVELETDLRHALARNEFSLFYQPKVAISSREIVGAEALIRWMHPEKGIVPPNEFIPLSEETGLINPMGEWILDQACIMAGTWSKMLNRYFTVSVNISSRQVRDVDLVSLVSGALSRHQLPAACLELEITESAVMENVDKAKTMFRSLHDMGIKISIDDFGTGFSSLSYLRLFPVSVLKIDKSFVDDIPRDPDSNTMVTTIISMADNLNLTTVAEGVENKEQMDFLEAHGCSQIQGYYFSPPLPEEKFQAFLKDRD; encoded by the coding sequence ATGGTTAAACGTGCAGGATCCCCTAATTTCAGGGGGCTAGTAGAGGCGGCCAACAGTATCATTCTGAGCCTGGACCGTGAAGGGAAAATCACCTATATAAATCCCTTTGGTCTTAAGTTTTTCGGGTACGCCCCGGAAGAACTCATGGGCCGCTCCCCGGTGGGCAGGATTGTACCGGAGCGCAATTCCCGGGGGAAATCCGCCGGTTTTATGGCGGATATCCTTGATGATCCTGAGCATTACGCCTGCCATGCCAATGAGAATATAAAAAAAGACGGAACCCGGGCCTGGGTCTCCTGGACCAATAAAGGCATTGTCGATGACCAGGGCGATCTCCTGGAGGTCCTCTGCGTGGGAAATGATATCTCCCAGATCAAAGCCATGGAGGCAGAGCTTGACAGCCATCGGCGGCATCTTGAGGACCTGGTAAAGGAAAGGACCCGGGAACTCGAAAAGGCCACAGAAACCCTGGCCCTTTCCCGGGACCGGCTCAGGGAGGCCCAGCGCATCGGCAGGCTGGGGGATTTTGAGCGTGATATCGTCACCGGCGCCCTTTACTGTTCCCATGGATTAAACCGGATTTTCGGCTGGGAAGGCAGCGACTGCCCCGGTTACCAGGATTTCATCGATGTGGTCCACCCCGAGGACCGGGAATGGGTGGACGGCGAACTCAGTAAAATCATAAAGAAAAAAGGCGATTATGATCTGGAATACCGGATTGTCCTTGGGGACGGCCGTGAAAAGATCATCAACGAAATCGGAGAGGTTCAAACCGGTGATAAAAACATGCCCAGGAAAATTACGGGTATTATCCAGGATATCACCGAACTCAAAGCCTTCAGGGATGAGATTGAACTGGCCGGCAAGGTATTTGACAATGCCGTGGAAGGGGTGGTGGTCACGGACCGTGAGGGCACCATTGAGTTCGTGAACAAGGGGTTTACCATCATCACCGGATACAGTGCAGAGGAAGCACTGGGCCAGAACCCGAATATGCTTAAATCAGACCGGCATGACCCACAGTTTTATGAGGATATGTGGGCGGCCCTGGAGCAGGACGGCCACTGGGCCGGTGAGATCTGGAACCGGAGGAAAAACGGGGAAGCCTATCCGGAATGGCTGTCCATTACCGCCATCACAAACTACCAGGGCACACCTGTCCGCTATATGTCCGTATTCAACGACCTTTCCGATATCAGGGAACGGGAGGAGCAGCTTCTGTTCCAGGCCAATTACGACGCCCTCACAGGCCTGCCCAACCGGACCCTGCTCAGGGACAGAATCCAGATGGCCGTGCGCAGAACCTCCCGGGAAGATATGGGGCTGGCCGTTATTTTTCTGGATATGGATGATTTCAAGCATGTCAATGATGCCCTGGGCCACGCCAAAGGCGACCTGCTGCTCCAGCAGTTCGCCGGCCGGTTGCTGGGGGCGGTGCGGGAACAGGACACCGTTGCCCGGTACGGGGGAGATGAATTTGTTATCCTTATACCCGATACCAACGATACCGACATCATCGGCATGATCATCGACCGGATCAAGACATCCATGGAAAGATCCTTTCCCATTGACGGAAAGGAGTTCTTTCTGGGGGTGACCATGGGCGTCACCCTCTGCCCCAGGGACGGCAAGGATCCGGATACCCTCATCGCCAACGCCGACATGGCCATGTACCGGTCAAAGGAAAAGGCAAAGGGAGGGTATGCCTTTTTTACTTCGGAGCTCAACCGCCAGGTGGCCCGGCGGGTGGAACTGGAAACCGACCTGCGCCACGCCCTTGCCCGGAATGAGTTTTCCCTGTTTTATCAGCCCAAGGTCGCCATTTCCTCCAGAGAAATCGTGGGGGCCGAAGCCCTGATACGGTGGATGCATCCTGAAAAGGGTATTGTGCCGCCCAATGAGTTTATCCCCTTGTCCGAGGAAACCGGGCTGATCAATCCCATGGGGGAATGGATACTGGACCAGGCCTGCATCATGGCGGGAACCTGGTCAAAGATGCTCAACCGTTATTTCACGGTGTCCGTTAATATTTCCTCACGCCAGGTTCGGGATGTGGACCTGGTCTCCCTGGTGTCCGGCGCCCTGTCCAGGCACCAGCTTCCCGCGGCCTGCCTGGAACTGGAAATTACGGAAAGTGCGGTCATGGAAAATGTGGACAAGGCCAAAACCATGTTCCGTTCCCTCCATGATATGGGGATTAAAATTTCCATTGACGATTTCGGCACCGGATTTTCCTCCCTTTCCTACCTGAGGCTGTTTCCCGTTTCCGTTTTGAAAATAGACAAAAGCTTTGTGGACGATATCCCCCGTGACCCGGATTCCAACACCATGGTCACCACCATTATTTCCATGGCAGACAACCTGAACCTGACCACAGTGGCCGAGGGGGTGGAAAACAAGGAACAGATGGATTTCCTAGAGGCCCACGGCTGCAGCCAGATCCAGGGATATTATTTTTCTCCGCCCTTGCCGGAGGAGAAATTTCAGGCCTTTTTAAAGGATCGGGACTGA
- a CDS encoding methyl-accepting chemotaxis protein: MKHFSLGIKIAAGFALLILITAALGIVAIVDMRAVGTESRKLAGEYVPEVAVAVELRGAANRLMYEMRGYGFTEEDKYYTNAQAELKAISEALGKARRLEEKSPHLKKLKGQIEVAEAAEKEYQNLIQQTVDTTAKMGNNRKILDTAAAKYMTNSAGFLTGQNEKFKTDLQGRQKKISIISQLAHVGSSVRVMNHKSQALKVPDLMDTAINELNKVPKLLGELRAITSKEADMNRFSVIESAAGSYQSAMKQFAAEFRKGEMADTGVLKKLRGVMDENAGIYVRSCAEYLKGQQAKLTGDMLERNEKITLVNDIIDLGNATRIGAFKSQALRSPAIMESALGNFSLIDEKFGALEKITRLPEDLERIQEVKAAGNAYRQAMSAFLTNWQFLQELGIKRAEAGKNLIDACKVTAQAGIEATDRIAVSAASDLSSATTLMITGLILALVVGVVTAIFMTLSITKPVNRIIAGLNEGANQVASASMQVSSASQSMAEGASQQAASIEETSSSMEEMASMTRKNAENAENADGLMKEANGIVTAANRSMEDLIRSMEDISKASEETSKIIKTIDEIAFQTNLLALNAAVEAARAGEAGAGFAVVADEVRNLAMRAAEAAKDTAQLIEGTVKKVGDGSELVASTNGAFTRVSESTERVGALVAEISEASGEQSTGIDQVNTAVSEMDRVVQQNAANAEESASASEEMSAQAEQLKEYVDELVVLVTGDKGRRAGSGLALALKNGPAPARLAHAPAPAARKAGEVRPDQVIPFDEDEADFKDF, translated from the coding sequence ATGAAACATTTTAGTCTGGGAATAAAAATCGCCGCAGGATTTGCCCTTTTGATTCTGATCACTGCCGCTCTGGGCATTGTGGCCATTGTGGATATGCGGGCAGTGGGGACGGAGAGCAGGAAACTGGCCGGTGAGTATGTGCCCGAGGTCGCGGTGGCTGTGGAGCTTCGGGGGGCGGCCAACCGGCTGATGTACGAAATGCGGGGATACGGATTTACAGAAGAGGACAAATACTATACCAATGCCCAGGCCGAGCTCAAGGCAATCAGCGAGGCCCTTGGAAAGGCCAGACGCCTGGAGGAAAAATCGCCTCATCTCAAAAAACTCAAAGGCCAGATTGAGGTGGCCGAGGCAGCGGAAAAGGAATATCAAAACCTGATTCAGCAGACCGTCGACACCACGGCAAAAATGGGCAACAACAGGAAAATCCTTGATACTGCCGCCGCTAAATACATGACCAATTCAGCCGGGTTTCTGACCGGGCAGAATGAAAAATTCAAGACCGATCTGCAGGGACGCCAGAAAAAAATCAGTATTATCTCTCAACTGGCCCATGTGGGATCCAGTGTCAGGGTAATGAATCATAAGTCACAGGCCTTGAAGGTACCGGATTTAATGGATACCGCCATAAATGAACTCAACAAGGTGCCTAAACTGCTGGGGGAATTGAGAGCCATCACCAGCAAAGAAGCGGATATGAATCGTTTTTCAGTCATTGAGTCCGCCGCAGGGTCATACCAGTCCGCCATGAAACAATTTGCAGCGGAGTTCAGGAAAGGAGAGATGGCAGATACCGGGGTGCTGAAAAAGCTTAGGGGGGTAATGGATGAAAATGCCGGCATCTATGTCCGCAGCTGCGCGGAATACCTCAAAGGCCAGCAGGCGAAGCTCACCGGGGATATGCTGGAGCGGAATGAAAAGATTACCCTTGTCAATGATATCATAGACCTGGGTAATGCCACCCGCATCGGGGCTTTTAAGTCCCAGGCCCTTAGAAGTCCCGCCATCATGGAATCTGCACTGGGAAATTTTTCCCTCATAGACGAAAAATTCGGGGCGCTGGAAAAAATTACCCGCCTGCCCGAGGACCTGGAGCGGATCCAGGAGGTGAAGGCGGCGGGCAATGCCTATAGACAGGCCATGTCGGCTTTCCTGACCAATTGGCAATTCCTGCAGGAACTGGGCATCAAACGGGCCGAGGCCGGGAAAAATCTGATTGATGCGTGCAAGGTCACGGCCCAGGCCGGAATCGAGGCCACGGACCGGATCGCAGTCTCTGCGGCAAGCGATCTTTCTTCTGCCACGACCCTCATGATCACCGGACTGATCCTGGCCCTGGTGGTGGGCGTTGTAACGGCAATTTTCATGACACTGAGCATCACAAAACCCGTAAACCGCATCATTGCCGGGCTTAACGAGGGCGCCAACCAGGTGGCGTCTGCCTCAATGCAGGTCTCCTCCGCCAGCCAGTCCATGGCTGAAGGCGCTTCCCAGCAGGCGGCCTCCATAGAGGAAACCTCTTCCTCCATGGAAGAAATGGCCTCCATGACACGGAAAAATGCTGAAAATGCGGAAAATGCCGACGGATTGATGAAAGAGGCCAACGGAATTGTCACGGCCGCCAACCGCTCCATGGAAGATCTGATCCGTTCCATGGAAGACATTTCCAAGGCCAGCGAAGAGACCTCAAAGATAATCAAGACCATCGACGAAATCGCCTTTCAGACCAACCTGCTGGCATTGAATGCGGCGGTTGAGGCGGCCCGGGCCGGTGAAGCCGGTGCAGGGTTTGCCGTGGTGGCAGACGAGGTGAGGAACCTGGCCATGCGGGCGGCCGAGGCGGCCAAGGATACGGCGCAACTCATTGAAGGCACGGTGAAAAAGGTGGGCGACGGATCTGAACTGGTGGCCTCCACCAACGGGGCCTTTACCCGGGTGTCCGAGAGTACGGAGCGGGTGGGGGCCCTGGTGGCTGAAATATCCGAAGCCTCGGGCGAACAATCCACCGGCATCGACCAGGTAAATACCGCTGTATCTGAAATGGACCGGGTGGTTCAGCAGAATGCCGCCAATGCAGAGGAATCCGCCTCGGCTTCAGAAGAGATGAGTGCCCAGGCCGAGCAGTTAAAAGAATATGTGGATGAACTGGTGGTGCTGGTGACCGGAGACAAAGGCCGCAGAGCGGGCAGCGGACTGGCCCTGGCGCTCAAAAATGGTCCGGCGCCTGCCCGGCTTGCCCATGCACCGGCCCCTGCTGCCCGGAAGGCAGGAGAAGTCCGTCCTGACCAGGTGATTCCTTTTGATGAGGATGAGGCGGATTTTAAAGATTTTTAA
- a CDS encoding ATP-dependent DNA helicase has product MTTAEGNKPQNKIRVPVRELAAAADPPEDLARGVSSRRRALAGIQEHVRLQSLRPQGWEHEVSVSLVVERETFCLEIFGRMDSLCQTGSGVIIEEIKTCARNPRDLSRSPSPAHLAQVKCYGYMTAVNRELEKVTLALTYARPADGETATWEKEFTTDTLAVFFNGLLSAYLAQLGTRRAWERIRNPSLQAIDFPYSGFRKGQRDLAESVYKIISNDRLLFARAPTGTGKTMATLYPAIKAMGLGHTDKIFYLTAKSPGRTVAQKAVKDLARSGARLRCVTITAKQKTCFTPDLPCDMDTCIYAKSYYTKLNRALKASGGCDFYDQAFIEETARKHEICPFEFSLDLSLISDIIICDLNYAFDPRVYLKRFFDRDQGRLTFLMDEAHNLPDRLRSMYSADLDRESVLGAQDILRDAVPALAKGLVDLQKEMVRLGRGNRFQALTDLPAPFMDALDAFADKAEIWLDSHQDAPLREQVLEIFYPVNGFLNLARHFGGHYRLFVQAPGGNDITIRLFCLDPAPIFSELIKRCASAVLFSATFFPFAYYQQVLFGDPASGPKPHFISLPSPFPRENFKLAVHTRIKTTYRMRGQFYRDVAKMIVHAAALRQGNTLVFFSSYAYMEAVLDLIDPEGLPGPIQIQSPSMDETRRREFLDNFTPGARITGFAVMGGIFGEGIDLEGDRLTTVMVVGVGLPQVNPEQEEIRAYYDAIFTGETGDGMDGFFIAYQMPGFSRVLQAVGRLIRNSTDRGLALLMDDRFVRPDYLSLFPAEWTGFDTISAPGHLAPILESFSGD; this is encoded by the coding sequence ATGACCACGGCCGAAGGAAATAAACCACAAAACAAAATCAGGGTGCCGGTGCGGGAACTGGCCGCAGCAGCCGATCCCCCTGAGGATTTGGCCAGGGGCGTATCCTCCCGCCGCCGGGCCCTGGCAGGGATACAGGAACATGTCCGTCTCCAGAGCCTGAGGCCCCAAGGCTGGGAACATGAAGTATCCGTATCCCTGGTGGTGGAACGGGAAACATTTTGCCTGGAAATTTTCGGGCGGATGGACAGCCTTTGCCAAACCGGTTCAGGCGTTATCATTGAAGAAATCAAAACCTGCGCCAGAAATCCCAGGGACCTGAGCCGGTCGCCTTCCCCCGCACACCTGGCCCAGGTCAAATGCTACGGATATATGACGGCGGTGAACCGGGAGCTGGAAAAGGTGACCCTGGCGCTGACCTATGCCCGGCCGGCTGACGGGGAGACCGCCACCTGGGAAAAGGAATTTACCACAGACACACTTGCCGTATTTTTCAACGGTCTGCTTTCGGCCTACCTCGCCCAGCTGGGCACCCGCAGGGCCTGGGAACGGATTCGCAACCCATCCCTGCAGGCCATTGATTTTCCCTATTCCGGCTTCCGGAAGGGCCAGCGGGACCTTGCGGAATCGGTGTATAAGATCATCTCCAACGACCGGCTGCTCTTTGCCAGGGCCCCCACAGGCACGGGCAAAACCATGGCCACCCTCTACCCTGCAATTAAAGCCATGGGCCTGGGGCATACCGACAAAATCTTTTATCTCACGGCCAAAAGCCCGGGGCGCACCGTGGCCCAAAAAGCGGTCAAAGACCTGGCCCGGAGCGGCGCCCGGCTCAGGTGCGTCACCATCACGGCCAAACAAAAGACCTGTTTCACCCCGGATCTTCCCTGCGATATGGATACCTGCATCTATGCGAAATCCTATTACACCAAACTGAACCGGGCCCTGAAGGCCTCGGGCGGCTGTGATTTCTACGACCAGGCATTCATCGAAGAAACCGCCCGTAAACATGAGATCTGCCCCTTTGAATTTTCCCTGGATCTCTCCTTGATCAGCGATATTATTATCTGCGATCTCAACTACGCCTTTGATCCCAGGGTATACCTCAAACGGTTTTTCGACCGGGACCAGGGCAGACTCACCTTTCTCATGGATGAAGCCCACAACCTGCCCGACCGGCTCAGGTCCATGTATTCGGCAGACCTGGACAGGGAGTCGGTCCTTGGGGCCCAGGATATATTAAGGGATGCGGTGCCGGCACTGGCAAAGGGGCTGGTGGACCTGCAAAAAGAGATGGTCAGACTCGGCAGGGGCAACCGTTTCCAGGCCCTCACCGACCTGCCCGCCCCCTTCATGGATGCCCTGGACGCATTTGCCGACAAGGCGGAAATCTGGCTGGACAGCCACCAGGACGCCCCGCTTCGTGAGCAGGTTCTTGAAATATTTTATCCCGTGAACGGATTCCTGAATCTGGCCCGCCACTTCGGGGGCCATTACCGGCTCTTTGTCCAGGCACCCGGGGGAAATGATATCACCATCCGCCTCTTTTGCCTGGACCCGGCCCCCATATTCTCAGAATTGATCAAACGCTGCGCCAGCGCCGTTCTTTTTTCCGCGACCTTTTTTCCCTTTGCCTATTACCAGCAGGTCTTATTCGGCGACCCTGCCTCGGGCCCGAAACCGCACTTCATCTCCCTGCCCTCCCCCTTTCCCAGGGAAAATTTCAAACTGGCGGTGCATACCCGGATCAAGACCACCTACAGGATGAGGGGACAATTTTACAGGGATGTGGCAAAGATGATCGTCCATGCAGCAGCCCTGAGGCAGGGCAACACCTTGGTTTTTTTCTCCTCCTACGCCTATATGGAAGCGGTTCTTGACCTTATCGACCCGGAAGGCCTGCCCGGCCCAATACAGATCCAGTCACCGTCCATGGACGAAACCCGTCGCCGGGAGTTTCTGGACAATTTCACCCCCGGTGCCCGGATAACGGGATTTGCAGTCATGGGCGGCATTTTCGGGGAAGGCATCGACCTTGAAGGAGACCGGCTTACCACGGTGATGGTGGTCGGTGTGGGGCTGCCCCAGGTCAATCCCGAACAGGAGGAGATCCGGGCCTATTACGATGCCATTTTTACCGGTGAAACAGGGGATGGAATGGACGGTTTTTTCATTGCCTACCAGATGCCGGGGTTCAGCCGGGTTCTCCAGGCCGTTGGCCGGCTTATCCGAAACAGTACAGACCGCGGCCTGGCCCTGCTAATGGACGACCGGTTTGTCCGCCCGGACTACCTCTCCCTTTTTCCTGCTGAATGGACGGGGTTTGACACCATATCCGCCCCCGGACATCTGGCCCCGATCCTTGAATCCTTCTCCGGAGATTGA
- a CDS encoding YitT family protein has translation MDLKNITYSVPWNLFLITLGSIIFAAGLKGIIIPHGMITGGFSGLGLLMLYATDMMTPGLWYLVLNIPVFILGWVFVSRRFLYYSLYGMICLTLVIEVVNVEFHITDHWLAALAGGTLYGGGAGLIFRSLGSAGGNDIISIILNQKFGVRIGTYNFMFNFILFMFSFGTLDTDMILYSMAMSYIASQMMEYCMTLFNQRKMIIVISDKNRDIAHEINHKMRRGATFLKGQGAYTRKEKDILLTVANTFQIKRVEEIVFSIDPEAFMITESTFNVLGKGFSQRKVY, from the coding sequence ATGGACCTCAAAAACATAACCTACTCCGTACCCTGGAACCTTTTTCTCATTACCCTGGGCAGTATCATTTTTGCAGCCGGCCTCAAAGGCATCATCATTCCCCACGGCATGATCACCGGCGGATTTTCAGGCCTTGGGCTGCTGATGCTCTACGCCACGGATATGATGACCCCCGGCCTCTGGTACCTGGTGCTGAACATACCGGTATTCATCCTGGGATGGGTGTTTGTATCCAGGCGGTTTTTATACTATTCCCTCTACGGCATGATCTGCCTGACCCTGGTCATTGAGGTGGTGAATGTGGAATTCCACATCACAGACCACTGGCTGGCCGCCCTTGCCGGCGGCACCCTGTACGGCGGCGGTGCCGGGCTCATCTTCAGATCCCTCGGGTCTGCCGGGGGCAACGATATCATCTCCATCATCCTGAACCAGAAATTCGGGGTCCGCATCGGCACCTACAATTTCATGTTTAACTTTATCCTGTTTATGTTCAGTTTCGGCACCCTGGATACGGATATGATCCTTTACTCAATGGCCATGTCCTATATTGCCTCCCAGATGATGGAATACTGCATGACCCTGTTCAACCAGAGAAAAATGATCATCGTCATTTCAGACAAAAACAGGGACATCGCCCACGAAATCAACCACAAAATGCGCCGGGGCGCCACCTTTCTCAAGGGCCAGGGGGCATATACGCGAAAAGAAAAGGACATCCTGCTCACCGTGGCCAACACCTTTCAGATCAAACGGGTGGAAGAGATTGTCTTCAGCATTGATCCGGAGGCGTTCATGATCACGGAAAGCACCTTCAACGTACTGGGCAAAGGATTCTCCCAGCGAAAAGTGTATTAA
- a CDS encoding glycosyltransferase yields the protein MKIDLHVHTKFSKRPSQWILQKISCPESFTEPALVYKTAKARGMSMITITDHNTIDGAVEIAHLPDTFISEEITTYFPEDGCKAHVLALKINEIQHLEIQKARENIFDLVAYLNAEKIVHILAHPLYGINDRLTVSHFERMLLLFKNFELNGARNDSQNKILSRVLSGLTQEEIDRLSNTYDYTPLFPRPWEKTLTGGSDDHSGLNIARTCTRIQDAQDLDAFLAGLEKGETEVISTPSTPQTMAHNLYGIAYQFYRNRLNLERHAGKDRLLTFLDRSLMPESRIDQGLMSRLYNFLGKRKSRRAAGMPDTMMGLIRRETERLFEETPELMDITRSQASPPIASSHHREDIWFDFVNRLSSKVLSHTGDLLLGQVSGANLFNIFQTLGSVGGLYTLMAPYFVAFTHFAKDNEMNTAVLKRFNGRTPEGRPRLAPPRHRVRLGHFTDTYYDVNGVAQTLQQQVQTALKHNKRLTVITCDADPGDTGEGVKNFFPMGVYEIPEYREQKLYYPPFLEMLDYCFQQNFTHIHSATPGPMGLAALAIARILKLPLTSTYHTQFPQYAKYLTGDDFIEDMTWRFMIWYYDQMDQIYVSSQNSFDELSEKGINPQKIRIIPRGINTALFSPSKRNGILNKDYGVRDNAVKFLYVGRVSREKNLPLLVEAFLDICSRRKDVHLTVVGDGPYAGEMKRRLREVPASFTGYLSGNALQEIYASADLFVFPSTTDTFGNVVLEAQSSGLPVIVSDIGGPCENMKDRGTGLVVPGDDTAALVRAMETLASDKNMRRNMGIQARAYMENRSFENAFIQSWEFYKMMDAPRTAPPFSKAG from the coding sequence ATGAAAATAGACCTTCATGTGCATACAAAATTTTCCAAACGCCCCTCCCAGTGGATTCTGCAGAAAATAAGCTGTCCGGAAAGTTTTACCGAGCCGGCCCTGGTATACAAGACCGCCAAGGCCCGGGGCATGTCCATGATTACCATCACCGACCATAACACCATTGACGGCGCCGTGGAAATCGCCCACCTGCCCGATACCTTTATTTCAGAGGAAATCACCACCTATTTTCCCGAAGACGGGTGTAAGGCCCATGTCCTGGCCTTGAAAATCAATGAAATCCAGCACCTGGAAATCCAGAAAGCCAGGGAAAATATTTTTGACCTGGTGGCCTATCTCAATGCAGAAAAAATTGTTCATATCCTTGCCCACCCCCTGTACGGCATCAATGACCGGCTTACCGTAAGCCACTTTGAACGGATGCTCCTGCTGTTTAAGAATTTTGAACTCAACGGCGCCCGGAACGATTCCCAGAACAAGATTCTGTCCCGGGTGCTTTCCGGCCTGACACAGGAGGAGATTGACCGGCTTTCAAATACCTATGATTACACCCCCCTCTTCCCCCGCCCCTGGGAAAAGACACTCACCGGCGGTTCAGATGACCACAGCGGCCTGAACATCGCCCGGACCTGCACCCGGATCCAGGATGCCCAGGACCTTGACGCCTTTCTGGCCGGCCTGGAAAAAGGGGAAACCGAGGTTATCAGCACCCCTTCCACCCCCCAGACCATGGCCCACAACCTTTACGGTATTGCCTACCAGTTTTACCGCAACCGGCTGAACCTGGAACGGCATGCGGGAAAGGACCGGCTGCTCACCTTTTTAGACCGCTCCCTGATGCCGGAAAGCAGAATCGACCAGGGCCTGATGTCCCGGCTCTATAATTTCCTGGGCAAACGTAAATCCCGCCGGGCCGCCGGCATGCCAGACACCATGATGGGCCTGATCCGCAGGGAAACCGAACGGCTTTTTGAAGAAACCCCCGAACTCATGGATATTACCCGGAGCCAGGCGTCTCCCCCCATCGCCTCCAGCCACCACCGGGAGGATATCTGGTTCGATTTTGTAAACCGGCTCTCCAGCAAGGTACTCTCCCACACCGGTGATTTGCTGCTGGGCCAGGTCTCCGGCGCCAACCTCTTTAATATCTTCCAGACCCTTGGTTCCGTGGGTGGCCTTTATACGCTCATGGCGCCCTATTTCGTTGCCTTTACCCACTTTGCCAAGGACAATGAAATGAACACAGCCGTACTCAAACGCTTCAACGGCCGTACCCCTGAAGGCCGGCCCCGGCTTGCGCCGCCCCGTCACCGGGTCCGGCTGGGACATTTCACCGACACCTACTACGATGTCAACGGCGTGGCCCAGACCCTCCAGCAGCAGGTGCAAACAGCACTGAAACACAATAAGCGCCTCACCGTCATCACCTGTGACGCCGATCCCGGAGACACCGGTGAAGGGGTTAAAAATTTCTTCCCCATGGGGGTATACGAAATTCCCGAATACCGGGAACAAAAACTTTATTATCCCCCCTTCCTTGAAATGCTGGATTATTGTTTCCAACAGAACTTTACCCACATCCATTCGGCCACCCCCGGCCCCATGGGCCTGGCCGCCCTGGCCATTGCCAGAATCCTGAAACTCCCCCTGACATCCACCTACCACACCCAGTTTCCCCAGTATGCCAAATACCTCACCGGCGACGATTTCATAGAGGACATGACCTGGCGGTTCATGATCTGGTATTACGACCAGATGGACCAGATCTATGTTTCCAGCCAGAATTCCTTTGACGAATTGTCCGAAAAAGGAATCAACCCCCAGAAAATCCGTATCATTCCCCGGGGAATCAATACCGCATTATTCAGTCCTTCCAAACGCAACGGCATTCTGAATAAGGATTACGGCGTCAGGGACAATGCCGTAAAATTCCTATACGTGGGCCGGGTATCCAGGGAAAAGAACCTGCCCCTGCTGGTTGAGGCCTTTCTGGATATATGCAGCCGGCGCAAAGATGTTCATCTCACGGTAGTGGGGGACGGGCCCTATGCCGGAGAGATGAAACGGCGGTTGAGAGAAGTGCCGGCCAGTTTCACCGGATATCTCTCGGGCAATGCCCTGCAGGAGATCTATGCATCGGCCGACCTCTTTGTATTTCCCTCCACCACGGACACCTTCGGCAATGTGGTTCTGGAGGCACAGTCCTCAGGGCTGCCGGTGATTGTCTCTGACATCGGGGGGCCCTGCGAAAACATGAAAGACCGGGGCACGGGCCTGGTGGTCCCCGGCGACGACACCGCCGCCCTGGTCAGGGCCATGGAAACCCTGGCCTCTGACAAGAATATGCGCCGCAACATGGGCATCCAGGCAAGGGCCTATATGGAAAACCGCTCCTTTGAGAACGCCTTTATCCAGTCCTGGGAATTCTATAAAATGATGGATGCCCCCCGGACCGCGCCCCCCTTTTCAAAGGCCGGATAA